One genomic segment of Nothobranchius furzeri strain GRZ-AD chromosome 10, NfurGRZ-RIMD1, whole genome shotgun sequence includes these proteins:
- the myo1ca gene encoding unconventional myosin-Ic isoform X1, translated as MRYQGREVDVEGRVRLVMESALTARDRVGVQDFVLLENYNSEAAFIENLRRRFRENLIYTYIGSVLVSVNPYKELEIYSKQQMERYRGVSFYEISPHIYAVSDNTYRAMRTERKDQCILISGESGAGKTEASKKILLYYAVTCPTNHHLVTLGDRLLQSNPVLEAFGNAKTLRNDNSSRFGKYMDIQFDFKGAPIGGHILNYLLEKSRVVHQNHGERNFHIFYQLLDGGEDDLLNSLNLERNPQSYSYLVKGNCPRVSSINDKNSWKVVMKALDVIGFTPEEVQKLLNIIASVLHLGNTLFGEGEEGETYITTETQLSNIAKLLGVDGLALKEALTHKKLTAKGEEMISPLSFEQAVSARDALAKAVYGRTFSWLVEKINQSLAVKEELYHSSKGSSVIGLLDIYGFEVLQCNSFEQFCINYCNEKLQQLFIELTLRSEQEEYETEGLAWEPVQYFDNKIICDLIEEKHKGIISILDEECLRPGETCDISFLEKLEDTVGGHPHFVTHKLANGKARRVMSREEFRLLHYAGEVNYNVNGFLDKNNDLLSRNLKEVVCQSDNQILSYCFRREEAIDQKRPGMAAYQFKNSLMKLMEILMSKEPSYVRCIKPNDAKQPGRFDEVLVRHQVKYLGLMENLRVRRAGFAYRRRFEAFLQRYKPLCPETWPNWHGKLVDGVSALVSHLGYKAEEFKLGRSKIFIRFPKTLFTTEDALEAKKPEIAVVLQKSWRGYREWANYQRIRHAVIVIQSAWRGMKARRRAKRRRQAAELIRRLIKGFIYRHEDYCPENQYFLDHVRYSFLKKLSKNLPTSVLDKSWLTPPPSLVEASEHLQTLHMRNMVINYCRRVQPEWKKQMMQKVVASEIFKDQKDNYPLSVGRLFLDSRLEREQISLKVLQTLGSEKVQYGISVIKYDRRGFKPRARQLLLMNSFAVLVDRTKIKQRIDYAILRGISVSSLMDGMVVLHVPCEDNKQKGDAVIHCSHVIELVTKLSMLAGKTSYVNVSPGSIRVAVARNKEGIIDFIRGSELKVAKGKRGHLVVIAPRIAAT; from the exons ATGAGGTACCAGGGCAGG GAGGTGGACGTTGAAGGACGAGTGCGTCTGGTGATGGAGAGTGCACTGACAGCCCGGGACCGGGTCGGGGTGCAGGACTTTGTTCTGCTGGAAAACTACAACAGCGAAGCAGCTTTCATTGAGAACTTGAGGCGACGCTTCAGGGAAAACCTCATCTAT ACGTATATCGGGTCAGTGTTGGTGTCGGTGAATCCTTACAAAGAGCTGGAGATTTACTCCAAGCAGCAGATGGAGCGTTACAGAGGGGTCAGCTTTTATGAAATATCACCTCACAT CTATGCCGTATCAGACAACACTTACCGAGCCATGAGGACCGAGAGGAAGGACCAGTGTATTCTTATCTCGGGTGAGAGTGGTGCAGGTAAAACTGAAGCCTCTAAGAAGATCCTCCTGTACTACGCTGTCACCTGCCCCACTAACCATCACCTGGTTACCCTTGGCGACCGCCTCCTGCAGTCTAACCCTGTCCTGGAG GCGTTTGGCAATGCCAAAACACTGAGGAACGACAACTCCAGCCGCTTTGGGAAATACATGGATATCCAGTTTGACTTTAAG GGAGCACCGATTGGTGGCCACATCCTGAACTACCTGCTGGAAAAGTCTCGGGTCGTGCACCAGAACCACGGAGAAAGAAACTTTCACATCTTCTATCAGCTCCTCGATGGAGGCGAAGACGACCTGCTGAACTCACTGAACCTGGAGAGAAACCCTCAGAGCTACAGCTATCTGGTCAAG GGTAACTGTCCCAGAGTCAGCTCCATAAATGACAAGAATAGTTGGAAAGTTGTGATGAAGGCTCTTGATGTGATTGGCTTCACCCCAGAAGAAGTGCAG AAGTTGCTCAACATCATCGCCAGTGTTCTCCATCTGGGTAACACTCTCTTTGGGgaaggagaggaaggagaaaCTTATATCACCACTGAGACACAGCTATCAAATATTGCAAAG CTGCTGGGTGTTGATGGCTTGGCCCTGAAGGAGGCACTTACTCACAAGAAACTGACAGCCAAAGGAGAGGAG ATGATCAGTCCACTGAGTTTTGAGCAGGCTGTCTCGGCCCGTGATGCTTTAGCCAAGGCTGTGTATGGTCGGACCTTCAGCTGGCTGGTGGAGAAGATCAACCAGTCCCTGGCTGTCAAG GAAGAACTCTATCACAGCAGCAAAGGCTCTTCTGTCATTGGGCTTCTAGATATTTATGGCTTTGAGGTTCTGCAGTGCAACAG TTTTGAGCAGTTCTGCATCAACTACTGCAACGAGAAGCTCCAGCAGCTGTTCATCGAGCTGACACTCAGATCTGAGCAGGAGGAGTACGAGACAGAAGGGCTTGCA TGGGAGCCAGTGCAATACTTCGACAACAAGATCATTTGTGACCTGATAGAGGAGAAGCACAAAGGCATCATCTCCATTCTG GACGAGGAGTGTCTGAGACCAGGAGAGACATGTGATATCTCCTTTTTGGAGAAGTTGGAGGACACAGTTGGTGGTCATCCCCATTTTGTCAC GCACAAGCTGGCAAATGGAAAAGCACGCAGAGTAATGAGTCGGGAGGAGTTCCGGCTGCTGCATTACGCTGGGGAGGTCAACTATAACGTCAACG GTTTCCTGGACAAGAACAACGATTTACTGAGCAGGAACCTGAAAGAG GTCGTGTGTCAGTCAGACAACCAGATCCTAAGTTACTGCTTCCGCAGAGAGGAAGCCATCGACCAGAAACGTCCAGGGATG GCTGCTTATCAGTTCAAAAACAGTTTGATGAAACTGATGGAGATCCTGATGTCTAAAGAGCCGTCCTACGTGCGTTGCATCAAACCGAATGATGCTAAGCAGCCAG GACGGTTTGATGAAGTTCTGGTTCGACACCAGGTGAAGTATTTGGGTCTTATGGAGAACCTGAGGGTCAGGAGAGCTGGGTTCGCCTACCGCCGTCGCTTTGAAGCGTTCTTGCAGAG GTACAAGCCCCTGTGTCCCGAAACGTGGCCCAACTGGCACGGGAAGCTGGTGGATGGGGTGTCTGCACTGGTCAGCCATCTTGGCTACAAAGCAGAGGAGTTCAAACTGGGCAG atccaAAATCTTCATCCGTTTCCCTAAAACTCTCTTCACTACGGAGGACGCCCTGGAGGCTAAGAAGCCAGAGATCG CGGTGGTCCTGCAGAAGTCCTGGCGAGGCTACAGAGAGTGGGCCAACTATCAGCGCATCAGACATGCAG TGATCGTGATCCAGTCGGCGTGGCGAGGAATGAAAGCACGCAGGAGGGCGAAACGGCGTCGTCAGGCTGCAGAGTTGATACGCAG ACTCATAAAAGGCTTCATCTACCGTCATGAGGATTACTGCCCGGAAAACCAGTACTTCCTGGACCATGTGCGCTACTCCTTCCTCAAAAAGCTGAGTAAAAACCTGCCTACAAGTGTTCTGGACAAAAGCTGGCTGACACCTCCTCCCTCTCTTGTTGAA GCCTCTGAACATCTGCAGACGCTGCACATGCGAAACATGGTCATCAATTACTGCAGGAGAGTCCAGCCTGAATGGAAGAAGCAG ATGATGCAGAAGGTTGTAGCGAGTGAGATCTTCAAGGACCAGAAGGACAACTATCCTCTGAGTGTTGGGAGGCTGTTTTTGGACTCCAGACTCG AACGGGAGCAGATCAGTCTCAAAGTCCTCCAGACTCTCGGCAGTGAAAAAGTGCAG TACGGCATCTCTGTGATCAAGTATGACAGAAGGGGCTTCAAGCCTCGAGCCCGTCAGCTGCTCCTCATGAACTCCTTTGCTGTGCTGGTGGACCGGACCAAGATCAAGCAGAGGATTGATTATGCTATTCTGAGAG
- the myo1ca gene encoding unconventional myosin-Ic isoform X2: MESALTARDRVGVQDFVLLENYNSEAAFIENLRRRFRENLIYTYIGSVLVSVNPYKELEIYSKQQMERYRGVSFYEISPHIYAVSDNTYRAMRTERKDQCILISGESGAGKTEASKKILLYYAVTCPTNHHLVTLGDRLLQSNPVLEAFGNAKTLRNDNSSRFGKYMDIQFDFKGAPIGGHILNYLLEKSRVVHQNHGERNFHIFYQLLDGGEDDLLNSLNLERNPQSYSYLVKGNCPRVSSINDKNSWKVVMKALDVIGFTPEEVQKLLNIIASVLHLGNTLFGEGEEGETYITTETQLSNIAKLLGVDGLALKEALTHKKLTAKGEEMISPLSFEQAVSARDALAKAVYGRTFSWLVEKINQSLAVKEELYHSSKGSSVIGLLDIYGFEVLQCNSFEQFCINYCNEKLQQLFIELTLRSEQEEYETEGLAWEPVQYFDNKIICDLIEEKHKGIISILDEECLRPGETCDISFLEKLEDTVGGHPHFVTHKLANGKARRVMSREEFRLLHYAGEVNYNVNGFLDKNNDLLSRNLKEVVCQSDNQILSYCFRREEAIDQKRPGMAAYQFKNSLMKLMEILMSKEPSYVRCIKPNDAKQPGRFDEVLVRHQVKYLGLMENLRVRRAGFAYRRRFEAFLQRYKPLCPETWPNWHGKLVDGVSALVSHLGYKAEEFKLGRSKIFIRFPKTLFTTEDALEAKKPEIAVVLQKSWRGYREWANYQRIRHAVIVIQSAWRGMKARRRAKRRRQAAELIRRLIKGFIYRHEDYCPENQYFLDHVRYSFLKKLSKNLPTSVLDKSWLTPPPSLVEASEHLQTLHMRNMVINYCRRVQPEWKKQMMQKVVASEIFKDQKDNYPLSVGRLFLDSRLEREQISLKVLQTLGSEKVQYGISVIKYDRRGFKPRARQLLLMNSFAVLVDRTKIKQRIDYAILRGISVSSLMDGMVVLHVPCEDNKQKGDAVIHCSHVIELVTKLSMLAGKTSYVNVSPGSIRVAVARNKEGIIDFIRGSELKVAKGKRGHLVVIAPRIAAT, from the exons ATGGAGAGTGCACTGACAGCCCGGGACCGGGTCGGGGTGCAGGACTTTGTTCTGCTGGAAAACTACAACAGCGAAGCAGCTTTCATTGAGAACTTGAGGCGACGCTTCAGGGAAAACCTCATCTAT ACGTATATCGGGTCAGTGTTGGTGTCGGTGAATCCTTACAAAGAGCTGGAGATTTACTCCAAGCAGCAGATGGAGCGTTACAGAGGGGTCAGCTTTTATGAAATATCACCTCACAT CTATGCCGTATCAGACAACACTTACCGAGCCATGAGGACCGAGAGGAAGGACCAGTGTATTCTTATCTCGGGTGAGAGTGGTGCAGGTAAAACTGAAGCCTCTAAGAAGATCCTCCTGTACTACGCTGTCACCTGCCCCACTAACCATCACCTGGTTACCCTTGGCGACCGCCTCCTGCAGTCTAACCCTGTCCTGGAG GCGTTTGGCAATGCCAAAACACTGAGGAACGACAACTCCAGCCGCTTTGGGAAATACATGGATATCCAGTTTGACTTTAAG GGAGCACCGATTGGTGGCCACATCCTGAACTACCTGCTGGAAAAGTCTCGGGTCGTGCACCAGAACCACGGAGAAAGAAACTTTCACATCTTCTATCAGCTCCTCGATGGAGGCGAAGACGACCTGCTGAACTCACTGAACCTGGAGAGAAACCCTCAGAGCTACAGCTATCTGGTCAAG GGTAACTGTCCCAGAGTCAGCTCCATAAATGACAAGAATAGTTGGAAAGTTGTGATGAAGGCTCTTGATGTGATTGGCTTCACCCCAGAAGAAGTGCAG AAGTTGCTCAACATCATCGCCAGTGTTCTCCATCTGGGTAACACTCTCTTTGGGgaaggagaggaaggagaaaCTTATATCACCACTGAGACACAGCTATCAAATATTGCAAAG CTGCTGGGTGTTGATGGCTTGGCCCTGAAGGAGGCACTTACTCACAAGAAACTGACAGCCAAAGGAGAGGAG ATGATCAGTCCACTGAGTTTTGAGCAGGCTGTCTCGGCCCGTGATGCTTTAGCCAAGGCTGTGTATGGTCGGACCTTCAGCTGGCTGGTGGAGAAGATCAACCAGTCCCTGGCTGTCAAG GAAGAACTCTATCACAGCAGCAAAGGCTCTTCTGTCATTGGGCTTCTAGATATTTATGGCTTTGAGGTTCTGCAGTGCAACAG TTTTGAGCAGTTCTGCATCAACTACTGCAACGAGAAGCTCCAGCAGCTGTTCATCGAGCTGACACTCAGATCTGAGCAGGAGGAGTACGAGACAGAAGGGCTTGCA TGGGAGCCAGTGCAATACTTCGACAACAAGATCATTTGTGACCTGATAGAGGAGAAGCACAAAGGCATCATCTCCATTCTG GACGAGGAGTGTCTGAGACCAGGAGAGACATGTGATATCTCCTTTTTGGAGAAGTTGGAGGACACAGTTGGTGGTCATCCCCATTTTGTCAC GCACAAGCTGGCAAATGGAAAAGCACGCAGAGTAATGAGTCGGGAGGAGTTCCGGCTGCTGCATTACGCTGGGGAGGTCAACTATAACGTCAACG GTTTCCTGGACAAGAACAACGATTTACTGAGCAGGAACCTGAAAGAG GTCGTGTGTCAGTCAGACAACCAGATCCTAAGTTACTGCTTCCGCAGAGAGGAAGCCATCGACCAGAAACGTCCAGGGATG GCTGCTTATCAGTTCAAAAACAGTTTGATGAAACTGATGGAGATCCTGATGTCTAAAGAGCCGTCCTACGTGCGTTGCATCAAACCGAATGATGCTAAGCAGCCAG GACGGTTTGATGAAGTTCTGGTTCGACACCAGGTGAAGTATTTGGGTCTTATGGAGAACCTGAGGGTCAGGAGAGCTGGGTTCGCCTACCGCCGTCGCTTTGAAGCGTTCTTGCAGAG GTACAAGCCCCTGTGTCCCGAAACGTGGCCCAACTGGCACGGGAAGCTGGTGGATGGGGTGTCTGCACTGGTCAGCCATCTTGGCTACAAAGCAGAGGAGTTCAAACTGGGCAG atccaAAATCTTCATCCGTTTCCCTAAAACTCTCTTCACTACGGAGGACGCCCTGGAGGCTAAGAAGCCAGAGATCG CGGTGGTCCTGCAGAAGTCCTGGCGAGGCTACAGAGAGTGGGCCAACTATCAGCGCATCAGACATGCAG TGATCGTGATCCAGTCGGCGTGGCGAGGAATGAAAGCACGCAGGAGGGCGAAACGGCGTCGTCAGGCTGCAGAGTTGATACGCAG ACTCATAAAAGGCTTCATCTACCGTCATGAGGATTACTGCCCGGAAAACCAGTACTTCCTGGACCATGTGCGCTACTCCTTCCTCAAAAAGCTGAGTAAAAACCTGCCTACAAGTGTTCTGGACAAAAGCTGGCTGACACCTCCTCCCTCTCTTGTTGAA GCCTCTGAACATCTGCAGACGCTGCACATGCGAAACATGGTCATCAATTACTGCAGGAGAGTCCAGCCTGAATGGAAGAAGCAG ATGATGCAGAAGGTTGTAGCGAGTGAGATCTTCAAGGACCAGAAGGACAACTATCCTCTGAGTGTTGGGAGGCTGTTTTTGGACTCCAGACTCG AACGGGAGCAGATCAGTCTCAAAGTCCTCCAGACTCTCGGCAGTGAAAAAGTGCAG TACGGCATCTCTGTGATCAAGTATGACAGAAGGGGCTTCAAGCCTCGAGCCCGTCAGCTGCTCCTCATGAACTCCTTTGCTGTGCTGGTGGACCGGACCAAGATCAAGCAGAGGATTGATTATGCTATTCTGAGAG